The DNA sequence GGCTAAGAAATCTAAATCAAGACCTTCTACTTTTTTGATAGGAGCTAAGTGTACTGCAAAGATTTCAGCTCTTTCGCGAATGTCCGGTAAGTCAACAAAAATTTGTCTGTCAAAACGACCAGCACGCATTAAAGCTTTATCAAGAACATCAGCTCTGTTGGTTGCAGCCAAAACGATTACGTTAGAGTTTGTACCAAAACCATCCATTTCTGTAAGTAATTGGTTCAAAGTATTTTCTCTTTCGTCATTTCCGCCTGACATATTGCTTTTTCCTCTTGCTCTACCAACTGCATCAATTTCATCGATGAAGATAATAGCAGGAGATTTTTCTTTTGCTTGTTTAAACAAATCACGTACACGTGAAGCACCAACACCAACAAACATTTCTACAAAATCAGAACCTGATAAAGAGAAGAAAGGTACTTGAGCTTCACCCGCAACTGCTTTTGCAAGTAAGGTTTTACCAGTTCCCGGAGGTCCTACCAATAAGGCTCCTTTTGGAATTTTACCTCCAAGATTGGTGTATTTTTCAGGATTTTTAAGGAATTCTACAATTTCTTGTATTTCTTCTTTTGCACCTTCTAAACCAGCAACATCTTTGAATGTTGTTTTGATATCTGTTTTTTCATCAAACAGTTTTGCTTTCGATTTTCCAATGTTGAAAATTTGTCCTCCACCGCCACCGGCACCGCCTGACATTTTACGCATAATGAAAATCCAAACACCAATAATAATGATGATAGGAAGTAAGCTGATCAGGATATCGCTCCAGTTGTTTTTTTGCAAGAAATTAAAATCTTTCAGTTTGCCTTCGCCAACTGCTTTCTCTAATTTCGTTTGAAAAATCTGGTCGTTACCAATTTCTAAAGTATAATGAGGACCTTTGTTAGGTCTTTCAAAAATATCTTTTGCTACTTTTTTATTCGCTGCATCTTTTAGTGCTGCTGTTGTAAGGTATACTTCAGCTTCCGCTTTGTTGTATACGATTACTTTTTCAATTTGTCCTTTTTCTAATAAAGTATTGAATTTAGAAGAGGTCAATTGAGCGGGTTCGCTTAAGCTAGATCCTCCGGTTGCAAAACTTATAAATAAAAAAACCAGAAGTATTGCAGTATATATTAACCAGGGACTTATTTTAAATTTACTCGGATTTGGATTATTATCTTTAGCCATTAGAAAAAATTTTCTTTAGTATTTGTTTTCGATTGTAGTTATTTTGGCATCACCCCAAAGGCTCTCGATATTATAGTATTCACGGATGTGTTTTTGGAAAACATGTACCACGATATGAACATAGTCCATCAGAACCCATTCTGCGTTATCGGTTCCTTCTACGTGCCAAGGTTTATCTTTTAAATCTTTGGATACTGTTTTCTGAATTGAGTTTACAATGGCGTTAACTTGAGTGTTAGAGCTTCCGTTGCAAATTACAAAATAGTCACAAACAGCCGTGTCTATTTCTCTTAAGTCAAGAATATCGATATCATTCCCTTTTACTTCTTCAATTCCTTTGATTATGTTCGCTAATAGAACGTCATTATTAATAGTCTTTTTCGCCATGAATTATTTTATATGATTTTGTAAAGTTACCAA is a window from the Flavobacterium cupriresistens genome containing:
- the rsfS gene encoding ribosome silencing factor translates to MAKKTINNDVLLANIIKGIEEVKGNDIDILDLREIDTAVCDYFVICNGSSNTQVNAIVNSIQKTVSKDLKDKPWHVEGTDNAEWVLMDYVHIVVHVFQKHIREYYNIESLWGDAKITTIENKY
- the ftsH gene encoding ATP-dependent zinc metalloprotease FtsH, producing the protein MAKDNNPNPSKFKISPWLIYTAILLVFLFISFATGGSSLSEPAQLTSSKFNTLLEKGQIEKVIVYNKAEAEVYLTTAALKDAANKKVAKDIFERPNKGPHYTLEIGNDQIFQTKLEKAVGEGKLKDFNFLQKNNWSDILISLLPIIIIIGVWIFIMRKMSGGAGGGGGQIFNIGKSKAKLFDEKTDIKTTFKDVAGLEGAKEEIQEIVEFLKNPEKYTNLGGKIPKGALLVGPPGTGKTLLAKAVAGEAQVPFFSLSGSDFVEMFVGVGASRVRDLFKQAKEKSPAIIFIDEIDAVGRARGKSNMSGGNDERENTLNQLLTEMDGFGTNSNVIVLAATNRADVLDKALMRAGRFDRQIFVDLPDIRERAEIFAVHLAPIKKVEGLDLDFLAKQTPGFSGADIANVCNEAALIAARNNKTAVDKQDFLDAVDRIIGGLEKKNKIITPEEKRAIAIHEAGHATVSWMLEHAAPLIKVTIVPRGQSLGAAWYLPEERQIVRTDQMLDEMCATMGGRAAEKVTFDRISTGALSDLEKVTRQARAMVTIYGLNDKIGNVTYYDSSGQSEYNFSKPYSDETAKIIDAEISELIEGQYKRAIQILEENKDKLNQLADILIEKEVIFKDDLETIFGKRTFDKNLEEVVS